The Kosakonia sp. SMBL-WEM22 sequence ATGGAATCACCAACACGTAAACCTAACAGCGCCGCGCCCACCGGGGCCAGTACCGACAGCTGCGTAGCGCTGTCTGTCATCTGCGCCGGGTAGACCAGCGTACGTACGCGGATTTCACCGCTTTTCAGCTCGCGGAATTTTACCGTGCTGTTCATCGTCACCACATCATGCGGCATCGCTTCTGGCGCGCACATATTGGCGCGATCCAACTCCTCATTCAGCGCATCCGCGACCGCAAGGCTGGCATGTGCAGGCTGCTCCAGCAAGCGGTCGAGGCGCTCAGCGTCTCGCTCATTAATGATAATGGCAGGTCTGGACATCTCTTACTCCGTGTCAGGTGATTGATCCAAAGAAAAACCCTCGCCGACGGGCAGCGAGGGTTTGTCTAAAGCTGATGATACTAACCCGGCCCCATACTGTGAAGTGACCAGGCGCACATTTGCCTCAATTATGATTATTCCACAGCGATCAGTAACCCGCGCTATCGAGGATAAAGTGATCCCCACAGTTGCCGGGGTGCGGCTGTGGCAGCAGCGAGCGGCCAGAGAGCGGCGCATTAATCGCTTCGGCTTTGATGGCAACCTGCATCTCGGTCAGGTAGGCCGGGTTACCGTTACAGGTGAGCTTCACCGCTTTCACGCTCTGCTTACCGTAAGCCTCGGCAACGGCAGCATCAAAGGCGGTGCGGGTGATCGCTTTGCCGTAATTATTGGCAAGGAATACCCCAAGCGGGCTGGTTTTGATCTCATGGTTCAGACGCACCATCGCGCCAAAATAGTCATCGGGATCGAAGCCGAAACAGACGCCATGCTTGGCGTATTCGTAGCGCTCCAGGCAGGAGTTACCGCCGGAGCCGGGCATGGCCGCGTTGAGTTTATCCGCCATCTCCAGCGATAGACCGGTCTCTGCCGCCGCGCACTTCTGGCTGGCTTTCGCTTCCGGCATATTGGGGATCGGGCGCGTGGCGCAGCCAAAACGCATCCAGCGGCGGTTATCAACGCCGCGCGCGGCGATCGATTTCGGTAGGCCCGGCCATAAACCATGCACGGTGAGGTTATCGGCTTTATCGTCCGGGGATTTTTGCAGACGGCACTCGTCAGGCTCGTCGCGCCCGTTGTCGTGCATGCTCTGACAAAAGCCGGTCTGCCAGGAGAGCGCCAGCACGTAGCGATCAAAATCGCCATACTGCTTCGGTTGCAGCGGTGCGGCATAGGCAGAAGTGAAGAGTAGCGCGGCAATGCCTGTGCTGATGAAGAGTCCCTTTTTAAACATTTCAGTTCCTGATATATGGGTCCAGATAATTGCCATAGGTTATTAAACCATAAAAAAAGCGCCGGGCAGGCGCTTTTTCAACTTCTGAAACCCGGCAGGGTTAGTGAACCGCTGCGCCAGGTACGAGGATTTCGGTGGCGACAATCACCACCACCAGGCCGACCAGAATCGGCACGGAGGTGCGTTTTACCACTTCAAACGGCGAAATGTTTGCCATCCCGGCAACGGCGACCACTACGCCAGAGACCGGCGAAATGGTGCGTCCGAGGTTGGAAGCCTGCAACATTGGAATCGATAAATAGGCCGGATTGATGCTCGCCTCACGCGCCAGTTTTGGGATCATCTCCACAAACGCGTAAAACGGCGCGTTACCGGAACCGGTGGTCATCGCCGCCAGCATGGTGAGGATCACCAGCACCAGCATCAAAATAATGCTCGCGGAACCGAACGAGGTGGCAATGGAGATCAGGCTCTGAATAAAACCGATGGTGCTCAGCCCCTGGGCGAAGACGCCTGCGGCAACCAGCAACATCACCACACCGGCGAAGGCATCGGCCATGCCGCGCCAGGCCACTTCCAGCCCGCTGAAGACATTCTGCGTATTAAATCCGCGCAGAAACTCCAGCACCGCAGCAATCAGCATACAGATCACGAGGATGGTAATAATGTGCAGCTCCGGGCCCCATTTGCCGTCAAAAATCAGCACGCCGATGATCGGCGTAAAGGGCAGGATGGCGTAAAACGCAGGCGCACGGGTGGTGATCTCTTTCACATCCAGCATTTCGCTAACAATATTCTCTTTCTTATCGAGGTAGCGCTGCCAGAAGAAGTGGGCGATGGCCATGGCGATAATCGCGGCGATAGAGATCGGCAGGGTGGTTTTAAAGGCGAAATCAACCAGCGGCATCTCTGCGGCTTTCGCGGCCAGCACCACATCGCCGGAGGTGGGCGAGAGAATAATCGCCGCCGG is a genomic window containing:
- the rnk gene encoding nucleoside diphosphate kinase regulator; this translates as MSRPAIIINERDAERLDRLLEQPAHASLAVADALNEELDRANMCAPEAMPHDVVTMNSTVKFRELKSGEIRVRTLVYPAQMTDSATQLSVLAPVGAALLGLRVGDSIHWTLPGGTTTDLEVLELLYQPEAAGDFML
- the rna gene encoding ribonuclease I, which codes for MFKKGLFISTGIAALLFTSAYAAPLQPKQYGDFDRYVLALSWQTGFCQSMHDNGRDEPDECRLQKSPDDKADNLTVHGLWPGLPKSIAARGVDNRRWMRFGCATRPIPNMPEAKASQKCAAAETGLSLEMADKLNAAMPGSGGNSCLERYEYAKHGVCFGFDPDDYFGAMVRLNHEIKTSPLGVFLANNYGKAITRTAFDAAVAEAYGKQSVKAVKLTCNGNPAYLTEMQVAIKAEAINAPLSGRSLLPQPHPGNCGDHFILDSAGY
- the dcuC gene encoding anaerobic C4-dicarboxylate transporter DcuC, giving the protein MSTLIELLIGVVVIGGVARYIIKGYSATGVLFVGGLALLIVSALMGHAILPASATSTGYRATDIVEYIKILLMSRGGDLGMMIMMLCGFAAYMTHIGANDMVVKLASRPLRFINSPYILMIAAYFVACLMSLAVSSATGLGVLLMATLFPVMVNVGISRGAAAAICASPAAIILSPTSGDVVLAAKAAEMPLVDFAFKTTLPISIAAIIAMAIAHFFWQRYLDKKENIVSEMLDVKEITTRAPAFYAILPFTPIIGVLIFDGKWGPELHIITILVICMLIAAVLEFLRGFNTQNVFSGLEVAWRGMADAFAGVVMLLVAAGVFAQGLSTIGFIQSLISIATSFGSASIILMLVLVILTMLAAMTTGSGNAPFYAFVEMIPKLAREASINPAYLSIPMLQASNLGRTISPVSGVVVAVAGMANISPFEVVKRTSVPILVGLVVVIVATEILVPGAAVH